TCATTGCCGGCATGACGGACGGCGGGCAACTGCTGGAGGCCGCCGCCGCGCGCCGCATGTTTTCTTTGCCCGCGCAGGTCGCGAATGAATTGCCGGTGAACGATGAAATGCCCCAACTACAAGACCTGTTGCATCAACAGCAAAAGGCGATTCAGCAGACCATCTCACATCGCAATGCCGCATTCCTCGAAGCCGAGGCCGAAAAGCTGGATGGCTGGGCTGATGACTTGAAGGTGGGTCTCGAACGCGAAATCAAAGAACTGGATCGCCAGATTAAAGAGGCGCGGCGCGCTGCAACTGCGGCGCTGACTTTGGATGAAAAGCTGGCTGGACAAAAACAAATCAAAGCGCTCGAAGCGCAGCGCAGCCAAAAGCGGCGCTCTTTATTTGACGCACAAGATGAGATTGACCGGCAGCGCGAGCAGCTCATTAGCGATATCGAGGGCAAGCTGCAACAACGCGTTTCGCAGGCGAGGTTGTTTTCGATCCGGTGGAAGTTGATATAAATGCCGTATTGTCAAAGCTTTGACCATTTCGGTGACATCACCGAAATGATCAAGTCATTGATTGTACTGAGCTAAAGTCTGATTTTTTTGAGCGAAATATGAAAATTAATGCCAGTGACGAACAAGAAATCAACAATTTACCACCATAATCTTTTAAAGAAAAGAAAGGGGATAGTGATGAGCAAAAAAACTTTGGCGGTGTTGGGCGAAAAATCTTTTGAAGACCTGAAACACCTCAACCAGCACGGCGCGGAATATTGGAATGCCCGCGAATTGCAGCCGATGCTGGGTTACAGCCAGTGGCGCCGTTTCGAAGACGCCATTAAGCGCGCGATGATTTCTTGCGAGAAATCCGGTAATAATCCGGCCTATCATTTTGCCGGCGCCGGCAAGGTGATCGCATGAGTATACCATTTTGCCAGTGCCGGCAAAATGGGCGAGTTAGTTAAGGGGCATTTTCATCTCAGAAAACGCGTAGGCGTGGCATGTTTATAGGTCGATGCGTGTTCTAAAATAAAAACGTCGCAGACGTGACATGAAATCATGTCTCTGGCGATGGACAGATTGCGACCCCGATGAAACGCGCCAACATGCCACGCCGATGGCGTTTGGGGTTGTTGCGCGGGCGGGAGGTTATAAACATTTCACGCCTACGGCGTTGGCGGTTTATGCAAGACAAAGGTCTGTCGCCTATAGAAATTGCAGCCCAGATGGCATTGCCAAACGATCTTCAACGGGAAAATGGATGAATAAAAAAACCAAACTCGAGCTCACCTGGATTGGCAAAGAGAACCGGCCCAAGCTGGAACCGCGCATTTTGCTGGAAGACGCGGAGAAATCCTGCCACGCGCCGCACCGCGTGAGTGAGAACGACTTCTTCGACAACCGCCTCATTTTCGGCGACAATCTCCTCGCTCTCAAAGCGCTGGAGCAGGAGTTTGCGGGGAAAATCAAGTGCGTTTGCATTGATCCTCCTTACAATACAGGAGCGGCTTGGGAACAATACGACGACAGTATCGAGCACTCACTTTGGTTGAATTTAATGCGAGATCGATTAGAAATACTCACCCGTTTGTTGAAGCCGGATGGATCAATGTGGATTTGTCTTGATGACAACGAAGTTCATTATCTCAAGATTCTCTGCGATGAAATTTTGGGGCGCCCTAATTTTCTCGGATCTGTTGTGTGGCAACATAGTGTTCAAGGGAAGGGATATTCGGGAAAATTTTCCGTACACCATAACTACCTCCTGGCGTACCAGCGTTCAGAGGCATTTGTGCTAGGAGATTTACCTCGCAGAGAAGAACACAATACAAATTATTCGAATCCCGATAACGATCCTCGAGGCCCCTGGAGAGCAGGTGATGTTCGAAATGCGCTATATCGCCCTAATCTAATTTATGACCTCATCACGCCCTCAGGAAAAGTGATTAAGCCCCCACCCAAAGGTTGGCGGTGGAGCAAAGAAACAATGGCCGAGAAAATCAGAACTGGCCAGATTATATTTCGAAACCACGAAACAAGAATTGTTCACAAGATTTACTTGCAGGATCAGGAGGGACGGGTGCCTGAAACGGTGTGGTTCGGCGAGGATGTTGGGACAACTAGGGAGGCATCATCCGAATCAAAAAAACTATTCGGACTGACCAATGCCTTTGCGACTCCAAAACCTGAACGATTACTTGAAAGGGTAATTCAAATCTCTACTCAGCCTGGCGACTGGGTCCTCGACTCCTTCGCCGGCTCTGGCACGACCGGCGCAGTGGCGCACAAAATGGGCCGGCGCTGGATCATGGTGGAATTGGGCGAGCATTGTCATACGCACATCATTCCCCGATTGAAGAAAGTGATTGATGGACAAGACCCCGGCGGCATTACCGAGGCGGTCAATTGGAAAGGCGGCGGCGGGTTTCGTTATTATCGTCTCGCGCCCTCGCTATTGGAAAAAG
This genomic stretch from Cytophagia bacterium CHB2 harbors:
- a CDS encoding site-specific DNA-methyltransferase, with the translated sequence MNKKTKLELTWIGKENRPKLEPRILLEDAEKSCHAPHRVSENDFFDNRLIFGDNLLALKALEQEFAGKIKCVCIDPPYNTGAAWEQYDDSIEHSLWLNLMRDRLEILTRLLKPDGSMWICLDDNEVHYLKILCDEILGRPNFLGSVVWQHSVQGKGYSGKFSVHHNYLLAYQRSEAFVLGDLPRREEHNTNYSNPDNDPRGPWRAGDVRNALYRPNLIYDLITPSGKVIKPPPKGWRWSKETMAEKIRTGQIIFRNHETRIVHKIYLQDQEGRVPETVWFGEDVGTTREASSESKKLFGLTNAFATPKPERLLERVIQISTQPGDWVLDSFAGSGTTGAVAHKMGRRWIMVELGEHCHTHIIPRLKKVIDGQDPGGITEAVNWKGGGGFRYYRLAPSLLEKDKWGNWVINKQYQAAMLAEAVCKLEGFIYAPSDTVYWQHGHSTEQDFIYVTTQNLNHDQLQQLSDEVGPNRTLLV